One Hevea brasiliensis isolate MT/VB/25A 57/8 chromosome 5, ASM3005281v1, whole genome shotgun sequence genomic region harbors:
- the LOC131179854 gene encoding UTP--glucose-1-phosphate uridylyltransferase-like: MTLHSIVIQKLLSTNAHLGRRVVADHFKIYTYGIRNEKAIIDSDKTLICLRNAANFIAHMARDKKARFLFVNTNPLFDEIVEQMTKKIGLYSPRDSIMWRMGGFLTNSFSPKKFRSRNKKVCFGPIQPPDCVVVLDSERKSSVILEADRLQVPIVALVDSNMPWEYYKKIAYPIPANDSVQFVYLFCNLITKTILLEQKKLKALKGDAAKEEPVVSKKESRENTKQIEQSESESKVSPSIDELLVVPYQNLAPPPYDIVEIKQLLEKLVIVKFNGTLGNPVGFSGPKSAIEVCNGLTSLDLIVNQVESLNSKYGCHIPLVLMNSTRTHDDTLKVLGKYARLSVDIHPFSLESLDDQNSEDKSSTSEDASAFLSLMKSGTLDVLLSQGKEYVHVISSDNSAAAIDPNILNHLIQNKIEYCMEVTPTASTYMRNSLANQRQGRFQLREITQNPSKHLMEEFKFIDTRSLWVNLKTIKRLVDTDALKVENLSIAKLFDQAIGIIVPQSRFVPLNATSDMLLLQSDLYSSSEGILVRNAARDNPVNPSIELGPEFEKVSDFLSRFKSIPSIAGLDSLKVIGDVWFGADVTLKGRVRIVAKPGQKLEIPDGVVLENKEISDPADI; this comes from the exons ATGACCCTCCACTCCATTGTAATCCAGAAACTACTCAGCACTAATGCTCATTTGGGCCGCCGCGTGGTCGCCGATCACTTCAAGATCTATACGTACGGAATCCGGAACGAGAAGGCCATAATCGATTCCGATAAAACCCTAATCTGTCTTCGGAATGCTGCCAACTTCATTGCCCATATGGCTCGTGACAAGAAAGCCCGTTTTCTATTCGTCAATACCAATCCTCTCTTCGATGAGATCGTAGAACAAATGACCAAGAAGATTGGGCTGTATAGCCCTAGAGATAGCATTATGTGGAGAATGGGCGGTTTTTTAACTAATAGTTTTAGCCCTAAAAAATTTAGGTCGAGAAATAAAAAG GTTTGTTTTGGACCAATACAACCGCCAGACTGTGTAGTGGTGTTGGATTCAGAGAGGAAGAGTTCAGTGATTTTGGAGGCTGATAGGCTTCAGGTTCCAATTGTGGCTCTGGTAGATTCCAATATGCCATGGGAGTACTATAAGAAGATTGCGTATCCTATTCCTGCCAATGATTCAGTTCAATTTGTGTACTTGTTTTGCAATCTGATTACCAAGACTATCTTGCTCGAGCAGAAGAAGTTGAAAGCATTGAAGGGAGATGCTGCTAAAGAAGAGCCAGTTGTTTCTAAGAAAGAATCCAG GGAGAACACAAAACAGATTGAGCAAAGTGAGAGCGAGAGCAAAGTCAGCCCTTCAATTGATGAACTGCTAGTTGTTCCTTATCAGAATTTGGCTCCTCCTCCTTATG ATATTGTGGAAATTAAACAGCTTTTGGAAAAGCTTGTGATCGTGAAGTTCAATGGCACTTTGGGGAACCCAGTGGGGTTTAGTGGCCCCAA GTCTGCAATTGAAGTTTGTAATGGTTTGACTTCTCTTGACTTAATTGTtaatcaagttgag TCTCTCAATTCCAAGTATGGGTGCCACATACCTTTGGTGCTTATGAATTCAACCAGAACACATGATGATACCTTGAAG GTTTTGGGGAAATATGCCAGGTTAAGTGTTGATATTCATCCTTTTAGCCTG GAATCTCTTGATGATCAGAACAGCGAGGATAAATC GTCTACTTCTGAGGATGCTTCAGCGTTCCTTTCCTTGATGAAGAGTGGAACTCTTGATGTATTATTGTCACAG GGAAAGGAGTATGTGCATGTGATTAGCTCAGATAACTCTGCTGCTGCCATTGATCCTA ATATCCTGAACCATTTGATCCAAAACAAGATCGAATATTGTATGGAG GTGACTCCAACTGCATCAACTTATATGAGGAATAGTTTGGCTAATCAGCGTCAAGGAAGGTTTCAG CTTCGGGAAATTACGCAGAATCCTTCTAAGCAT TTGATGGAGGAATTCAAATTTATTGATACAAGAAGCTT ATGGGTGAATTTGAAAACCATTAAAAGGCTTGTTGATACTGATGCGCTGAAGGTGGAGAATCTTTCAATTGCAAAG TTATTTGATCAAGCTATTGGCATAATTGTCCCTCAATCTCGGTTTGTACCACTAAATGCAACATCGGACATGCTTCTTCTCCAG TCTGATCTGTATTCATCTTCTGAAGGCATCTTAGTTCGGAATGCAGCTAGAGATAACCCTGTAAATCCATCTATTGAATTAGGACCTGAATTTGAAAAG GTTAGTGACTTCCTAAGTCGCTTCAAATCCATCCCTAGTATAGCTGGGCTAGATAGCTTGAAGGTGATTGGTGATGTGTGGTTTGGAGCTGATGTGACTCTTAAG GGGAGAGTAAGAATTGTTGCAAAGCCTGGGCAGAAATTGGAAATTCCTGATGGAGTGGTGCTGGAGAACAAG GAGATCAGTGATCCTGCTGACATTTGA
- the LOC110653079 gene encoding MLO-like protein 1 yields the protein MSGGGSEEKKSLEFTPTWVVAAVCTVIVAISLAVERFLHYGGKYLKRKNQKPLYEAVQKVKEELMLLGFISLLLTVSQGTISKICVPEHVITNMLPCNLAEKSKGEKSNTTATTEHFQRFFSTSISSTARRLLAESTESQIGYCARKDKVPLLSVEALHHLHIFIFVLAIVHVAYSVLTVLFGGARIRQWQHWENSIAKYDTGEVLRKKVTHVRQNTFIREHFLGIGKDSALLGWVHSFFKQFYASVTKSDYITLRLGFIMTHCRGNPNFNFHRYVLRALEDDFKIVVGISWYLWIFVIIFLLLNVNGWHTYFWIAFIPFLLLLAVGTKLEHVITQLAHDVAEKHVAIEGDLVVKPSDEHFWFNRPYIILFLIHFILFQNAFEIAFFFWIWVQYGFDSCIMGQVIYIVPRLIIGVIIQILCSYSTLPLYAIVTQMGSYYKKAIFDEHIQASVLGWAEKAKRKAGLKAAAAKDGSNQ from the exons atgagtgGTGGAGGAAGTGAAGAGAAAAAATCTTTAGAGTTCACACCCACATGGGTTGTTGCTGCTGTGTGCACTGTGATTGTTGCCATTTCTCTAGCTGTTGAAAGATTTCTCCATTATGGTGGCAAATATCTTAAGAGGAAGAACCAGAAACCCCTATATGAAGCCGTCCAAAAAGTTAAAGAAG AGTTGATGCTTCTGGGTTTCATATCATTGCTATTGACAGTATCTCAGGGAACAATCTCTAAAATCTGTGTACCTGAGCATGTGATTACTAACATGCTTCCTTGTAATCTCGCCGAAAAGAGTAAAGGAGAAAAATCTAATACTACAGCTACAACCGAACATTTTCAGAGGTTCTTCTCTACTAGCATATCTAGCACTGCCAGGCGCCTACTGGCTGAATCAACTGAATCCCAGATAGGTTACTGTGCGAGGAAG GATAAGGTGCCATTGTTATCTGTAGAAGCTCTACATCATCTACATATCTTTATCTTCGTCCTAGCCATTGTTCATGTTGCTTACAGTGTACTCACTGTTCTTTTCGGAGGGGCAAGG ATTCGTCAATGGCAACACTGGGAGAATTCAATTGCAAAATATGATACAGGTGAAG TTTTGAGAAAGAAGGTCACCCACGTCCGTCAAAACACATTTATCCGAGAGCATTTTCTGGGCATTGGCAAAGATTCAGCTCTGCTGGGGTGGGTG CATTCCTTTTTCAAGCAATTCTATGCATCTGTAACAAAGTCAGACTACATAACTCTGCGACTAGGTTTCATCATG ACACATTGCAGAGGAAatcctaattttaattttcacagATACGTGTTACGTGCCCTTGAAGATGACTTTAAGATAGTTGTTGGTATAAG TTGGTATCTTTGGATATTTGTGATCATCTTCTTATTGCTGAATGTTAATG GTTGGCATACATATTTCTGGATAGCATTCATTCCTTTCCTT CTTCTACTGGCCGTGGGCACCAAGTTGGAGCATGTAATCACCCAGTTGGCTCATGATGTTGCTGAGAAACATGTAGCCATAGAAGGGGACTTAGTAGTTAAACCATCAGATGAGCACTTTTGGTTCAACCGACCTTACATTATCCTGTTCTTGATTCATTTCATCCTCTTCCAAAATGCTTTTGAGATTGCATTTTTCTTCTGGATTTGG GTTCAATATGGCTTTGACTCCTGCATAATGGGACAGGTCATATATATTGTCCCCAGGCTAATTATTGG GGTGATCATTCAGATACTCTGCAGTTACAGCACCCTTCCACTTTATGCCATTGTCACACAG ATGGGAAGTTATTACAAGAAAGCAATATTCGATGAGCATATCCAAGCTAGCGTTCTTGGTTGGGCTGAGAAAGCAAAGAGAAAGGCAGGCCTAAAAGCAGCAGCAGCAAAAGATGGATCTAACCAATGA